A single region of the Parcubacteria group bacterium genome encodes:
- a CDS encoding metal-sensitive transcriptional regulator, translating to MVDQKLKKRAIHRAKIIRGQLDGLIKAIEKEAYCPELLGQSLSMQRSLKSLDAFLLENHLRTHVKHQMQSPGDEEKAVKELIRIYTLSNK from the coding sequence ATGGTGGACCAAAAGCTAAAAAAACGAGCCATTCACCGGGCCAAAATCATTCGCGGCCAGCTGGATGGGCTGATTAAGGCGATTGAGAAAGAGGCCTACTGCCCCGAGCTTTTAGGGCAGTCGCTCTCCATGCAAAGATCGCTCAAAAGCCTGGACGCTTTTCTCCTGGAGAACCATCTGCGCACCCATGTCAAACACCAGATGCAGAGCCCGGGCGACGAGGAGAAAGCGGTCAAAGAATTAATCAGGATTTACACGTTATCCAATAAATAA
- a CDS encoding DUF2933 domain-containing protein, with amino-acid sequence MHEHKAEQKRSKWKWIVICFIILAAVLILAGRRVNLLGAWPYLLILVCPLLHLFMHKGHGHDHDDGK; translated from the coding sequence ATGCACGAGCATAAGGCCGAGCAAAAAAGATCCAAATGGAAATGGATTGTAATCTGCTTTATTATTTTGGCCGCCGTTCTCATCTTGGCTGGCCGTAGAGTTAATCTGCTTGGCGCTTGGCCATATCTTCTGATTTTGGTTTGCCCGCTGTTGCATCTGTTCATGCATAAAGGCCATGGGCACGACCATGATGATGGCAAATAA
- a CDS encoding redoxin domain-containing protein, translated as MSRSHSDCEPEKAKGQFNRTNVVILAGIASFTIIVVAGMWFFAGPGPIATVEPPVQLAPAVAGDSMADHHPQSSPEAAGPLNDLVGKPAPDFSLLDGAGRKYDKENLKGKNVVLFFNEGLMCYPACWNQIVELNKDPRLNTADTVALSVVVDSPNDWQQAVEKMPDLAEATVLFDVGTEVSQKMNMLTTPSSMHYGSLPGHSYLIFDKAGIVRFVLDDPTMSIQNSRLFGELQKLL; from the coding sequence ATGAGCAGAAGCCACAGCGATTGCGAGCCGGAGAAAGCAAAAGGACAATTTAACAGAACAAACGTCGTCATTTTGGCGGGGATTGCTTCTTTTACCATTATCGTGGTGGCTGGCATGTGGTTTTTTGCCGGCCCTGGCCCCATAGCCACGGTTGAGCCGCCGGTTCAACTCGCGCCCGCGGTTGCCGGGGACAGCATGGCCGACCACCATCCGCAAAGCTCTCCGGAGGCGGCGGGGCCGCTCAATGATTTGGTGGGCAAACCTGCGCCGGATTTTTCTCTGCTGGACGGCGCGGGAAGGAAGTATGATAAAGAAAATCTAAAAGGCAAAAACGTGGTTTTGTTTTTTAACGAGGGGTTAATGTGCTATCCCGCTTGTTGGAATCAGATAGTGGAATTGAACAAAGACCCGAGGCTGAATACCGCCGATACTGTAGCTCTGTCCGTGGTGGTTGACTCGCCCAATGATTGGCAGCAGGCCGTGGAAAAAATGCCCGATTTGGCCGAAGCCACGGTTTTATTTGATGTCGGAACAGAGGTATCGCAAAAAATGAACATGCTCACCACGCCGTCCTCCATGCACTATGGTTCTCTGCCCGGGCACAGTTATTTGATTTTTGATAAGGCCGGGATTGTGAGATTTGTTCTTGACGATCCAACAATGAGCATTCAAAATAGCCGTTTATTTGGTGAACTGCAGAAGTTATTATAG
- the pyrB gene encoding aspartate carbamoyltransferase: protein MPLRHVVEAQQFSRGFLDDELFPAVNAMRDRVRRRDPDLLRCLTGRVMVTLFYEPSTRTRHSFESAMLRLGGSAISTENALDFSSAVKGETLADTVRVEACYADVIVLRHFDRWSAKIAAAYSPVPVINGGAGPGQHPTQALLDVYTIQDEIGRLDNIAIAMVGDLANGRTARSLCYLLAKYEYPRIFFVSPARMRMRKDVRRYLQRRGVRFEECDDIREVAGRVDVIYMTRVQQERMRGKPVRLNGRFVMDASVLKLMRQDARIMHPLPRTGEIKNRGRVDADLRAAYFRQVHNGLCVRMALLKMILAPDAPL, encoded by the coding sequence ATGCCTTTGCGACATGTGGTTGAAGCCCAGCAGTTTAGCCGCGGGTTTCTGGATGATGAGCTTTTTCCGGCAGTTAACGCGATGAGAGATCGCGTTAGGCGCCGGGATCCAGATCTGCTGCGGTGCCTAACCGGCCGTGTCATGGTGACGTTGTTCTATGAGCCCAGCACCAGAACCAGGCACTCGTTTGAGTCTGCGATGCTTCGGCTTGGCGGAAGCGCGATCAGCACCGAGAACGCTCTAGATTTCTCTTCAGCAGTCAAAGGAGAAACGCTTGCGGATACGGTCCGGGTTGAGGCGTGCTACGCGGATGTCATTGTACTGCGGCACTTTGACCGATGGTCAGCCAAAATCGCCGCGGCGTATTCTCCGGTTCCGGTCATCAATGGCGGCGCAGGTCCTGGGCAGCATCCAACCCAGGCATTACTGGATGTGTACACGATCCAGGATGAAATCGGCCGACTGGACAACATCGCCATTGCCATGGTGGGGGACCTCGCAAACGGGCGCACGGCCCGTTCGTTGTGCTACCTGCTTGCCAAGTACGAATATCCGAGGATCTTTTTCGTTTCGCCGGCGCGGATGCGGATGCGGAAAGATGTCCGGAGGTACCTCCAGCGGCGCGGCGTTCGCTTTGAGGAGTGTGATGACATCAGAGAAGTTGCCGGCAGAGTAGACGTAATCTACATGACGCGCGTGCAGCAGGAGCGTATGCGCGGCAAACCTGTTCGGCTCAATGGTCGGTTTGTCATGGATGCCTCGGTCCTCAAGCTTATGCGTCAAGACGCACGAATCATGCATCCCCTGCCGCGCACCGGCGAGATCAAGAACAGGGGCAGGGTAGATGCGGATCTGCGCGCCGCGTACTTCAGGCAGGTTCACAACGGGCTCTGTGTGCGCATGGCTTTGCTCAAGATGATTCTGGCGCCGGACGCGCCGCTGTAG